TCTCCAAACGGCAGGTCGCCGTGCTGGAAGGCCTTCTGGCCGCCAATGACCACCAGGCGCAACACAACCGGGAACACTTCGCCTCCCACGGCGTGGTGGCGGTCAACCTGATGTCCTCCCCCGGTTCGGGCAAAACGACACTCCTGGAAGCCACCCTCGACGCCCTCTCCGGGGAGTGCCGCATGGGCGTGGTGGCGGGAGATCTGGAGACCGACAACGACGCCCGCCGCCTGCGACGCCACGGGGTGCAGGCGGTGCAGATCAACACCGGCAACGCCTGCCATCTCGACGCCGAACTGCTGCACCACGCCCTGCACGAAGTTCCTCTGCAAGGCCTGGATCTGCTGTTCATCGAAAACGTGGGCAACCTGGTCTGCCCGGCGGCCTACGACCTGGGACAACAGGTCAACGTGGTGCTGCTCTCGGTGGTGGAGGGGGACGACAAACCCGCCAAGTATCCGGTGATGTTCCGCGCCGCCGATCGGGTGCTGTTGACCAAGTCGGATCTGCTGCCCTACGCCGCAGGCTTCGACCCGGCGCGGGCCGAGGCCTCGGTGCGCCGTCTGGCCAACCCCGCCCCGGTGATCACCCTCTCGGCCCTGAGCGGCGAGGGCATGGGGGCCTGGTTGGACTGGCTGCGCCACCTGCTGAAGCAGCGTCCGGGAGTCTGAACGGTGGAAGCCGCCGGGCAGGAGTGGCTGCGGCGCATCCGGGAACTCCCCCTGCCCCCGAGGGTGCGGGTGATGAACGTCTGCGGCGGCCACGAACGCACCATCGCCCAGGCCGGTCTGCGTTCCCTGCTGCCCCCCGGCGTGGAACTGATCCCCGGACCGGGCTGCCCGGTCTGCGTCTGCCCCGAAGAGGATATCCTGGCCGCCATGACGCTGGCGTTGGATCACGGGGTGATGCTGACCACCTTCGGCGACATGCTGCGGGTGCCGGTGCTGACCGCGCCGGGGCAACCCCGCTCCCTGGAACAGGCCCGCGCCGCCGGAGGCGAGGTGATCCCCCTGGCCTCCCCGCTGGAGGCGCTGGCCCTGGCCCGGCAACATCCCCATCGGCAGGTGGTCTTCTTCGCCGTGGGTTTCGAAACCACCATGGCCCCGGTGGCGGCCCTGCTGGCCCAGGGAACGCCGGACAACCTCTCCCTGCTGCTGTCGGGCCGACTGACCCGACCGGCGGTAGCCCTGCTGCTCTCCGGCGCAACACCGGGCTTCGAGGCCCTGGTGGCCCCCGGCCATGTGGCCACCATCGCCGGTCCCGAAGAGTGGGCCTTCGTGGCGCAACGCCACGGGCTGCCGGTGGCGGTGGCGGGCTTCACCCCCGAACGCCTGCTGCGCGCCCTCTGGTCGGTCTTGCGACAGGTGGCGGAGGGACGCCTCTTTCTGGACAACTGTTACCCCGAAGTGGTGCGCCCCGGCGGCAATCCGGGAGCGCGCCGCCTGCTGGAAACGGTCTTCACCGTCCGCGACGCCCCGTGGCGCGGGTTGGGAGTGCTTCCCGCCTCGGGTTACGCCCTGGCCCCCGCTTTCGCTTGCCGCGACGCCCGACTCCGTTTCCCCCGGGCCTTTCAACCCGACAACCGCCGCCATCGCGGCGAAATGCCCCCCGGATGCGCCTGCGCCCAGGTGGTTCTGGGCCGGGTCACTCCCCTGGGGTGTCGCCTCTACGGCAGCCCCTGCACACCGCGCCATCCGGTGGGACCGTGCATGGTCTCCGACGAAGGGGCCTGCCGCATCTGGTGGTCCAGTGGCCGCCGCTGACCTTCAGGCCTGGCGTCTGGTGGTCACCGGACGGGTGCAGGGGGTGGGATTCCGCCCCTTCGTATACCAGTTGGCCCAAAAGCGGGGCTTGACGGGCTGGGTGCGCAACACGGCGGGCCGGGTGGAAATCGCCGTTCAGGGCGAGCCCGATGCCGTGGAGCGATTCCGCGCCGAATTGGTGAATCAGGCCCCGCCCCTGGCCCGTCCGCGGCTGGAAGAGGCCACCCCGATCGCTCCGCTGGCCACAACCGGCTTCGTCATCCGCGAGAGCGAGGCGGGTTCGCCGCGACAGGCCGGGGTGCCGCCGGATCGTTTCGTCTGCGACGATTGCCTCGCCGAAATGGCGGAGGTCGGGGGCCGACGCCATCGCTACCCCTTCATCAACTGCACCGGGTGCGGTCCCCGCTACACCATCATCCGCTCCCTGCCCTATGATCGGCCCCACACCGCCATGGCCGGGTTCCCCCTGTGCCCCGACTGCCTGCGGGAGTACCGCAACCCGGCGGACCGGCGCTTTCACGCCCAGCCCCTGGCCTGCCCCCTCTGCGGCCCCCGGCTGCTCTTCGTCGACGCGGCGGGAAACGCTCACCGCGACGCCGCTTTGGAAAAGACGGTGGCGGCCCTGCAACAGGGACTGATCGTCGGCCTCAAGGGAATCGGCGGTTATCACCTGACCTGTCTGGCCAATGACGACGAGGCGGTGTCGCGTCTGCGCCGTCTCAAACCCCGACCCCGCAAGCCGCTGGCCCTTATGCTGCCCTGGCAGGGCGACGCGGGTCCGGAGTGGCTGCATCGTCTGGCCTGTCCCACTCCCGCCGAGGAGGCCCTGCTGACCGACGCCACGCGGCCCATCGTGCTGGTGAAGCGGCGCGAGGGGGCTCCCCTCTCCCGCCACATCGCCCCGGATCTGGAGGAGATCGGCCTGATGCTGCCCTACTCGCCGCTGCACCATCTGCTGTTGCAATCCCTGGGTCAGCCCGTGGTGGCCACCTCGGGCAATGTCTCCGGGGAGCCGGTACTCATCGACGCGGAGCAGGCCCAAACCCGGCTGGGTCATGTGGCCCAGGCCTGGTTGCATCACGATCGCCCCATTCTGCGCCCCGCCGACGACCCGGTCTATCGTTGCCTTGGCGGGTCGCCCCGCCCGCTGCGTCTGGGGCGGGGGGTGGCCCCTGTGGAACTCACCCTGCCCCGCCCTCTGCCCCGGCCCTTGCTGGCGGTGGGCGGGCAGATGAAAAACAGTGTGGCCCTGGCCTGGGATCGACGGGTGGTTCTGTCGCCCCACATCGGCGATTTGGATACGGTGCGCGGCATGGAGGTCTTCGTGCAGGTTGGAGAGGCTTTGCAGCAACTTTACGGGGTCACGGCGCAAGAGCTGGTTTGCGACGCCCACGGGGGCTATAGCGCCAGCCGCTGGGCCAGGGATTCGGGGCTGCCGGTGCGCCGGGTCGGACATCATGCCGCCCACGCTTCCGCCCTGCTGGGGGAGAACGATCCCGACCGGGAGGCCATGGTCTTCACCTGGGACGGGGTGGGTTTGGGACCGGATCGGACCCTCTGGGGTGGCGAAGCCCTGGTGGGGCGACCCGGATCCTGGCGGCGGCGGGCCACCTTCCGCGCCTTTCGACCGCCGGGGGGGGATCGCGCGGCACGGGAGCCGTGGCGGTCCCTGACGGCGTTGTTGTGGGAGTGCGGGCGGCCCTCGCTTCTGCCCGAGGATGAAGCGCAGCGGGCCATGCTGCACGCCGCCTGGAAACAGGGACTCAACGCCACGGCCACTTCGGCGGTGGGGCGGCTCTTCGATGCTGCGGCGGCCCGCATCGTGGGGTTGACGGAGACAAGTTACGAGGGGCAGGCCCCCATGACCCTGGAGGCGGCGGCCTGCGGTACGGGGCGGGCCGTGCCGCTGCCGTTGCAACGGGATGACCGGGGTTTGTGGGTCACGGACTGGCAACCCTGGCTGGAGGGGGTGATGCAACCCGTTGCCGATCCCGGCGCGGCGGCGGCGGATTTCCACGCCACTTT
Above is a genomic segment from Magnetococcales bacterium containing:
- the hypF gene encoding carbamoyltransferase HypF, yielding MAAADLQAWRLVVTGRVQGVGFRPFVYQLAQKRGLTGWVRNTAGRVEIAVQGEPDAVERFRAELVNQAPPLARPRLEEATPIAPLATTGFVIRESEAGSPRQAGVPPDRFVCDDCLAEMAEVGGRRHRYPFINCTGCGPRYTIIRSLPYDRPHTAMAGFPLCPDCLREYRNPADRRFHAQPLACPLCGPRLLFVDAAGNAHRDAALEKTVAALQQGLIVGLKGIGGYHLTCLANDDEAVSRLRRLKPRPRKPLALMLPWQGDAGPEWLHRLACPTPAEEALLTDATRPIVLVKRREGAPLSRHIAPDLEEIGLMLPYSPLHHLLLQSLGQPVVATSGNVSGEPVLIDAEQAQTRLGHVAQAWLHHDRPILRPADDPVYRCLGGSPRPLRLGRGVAPVELTLPRPLPRPLLAVGGQMKNSVALAWDRRVVLSPHIGDLDTVRGMEVFVQVGEALQQLYGVTAQELVCDAHGGYSASRWARDSGLPVRRVGHHAAHASALLGENDPDREAMVFTWDGVGLGPDRTLWGGEALVGRPGSWRRRATFRAFRPPGGDRAAREPWRSLTALLWECGRPSLLPEDEAQRAMLHAAWKQGLNATATSAVGRLFDAAAARIVGLTETSYEGQAPMTLEAAACGTGRAVPLPLQRDDRGLWVTDWQPWLEGVMQPVADPGAAAADFHATLAMALLEQARVLRREGGGERVGLAGGVFQNRRLTERVQALLEAEGFTLLLCRQVPCNDGGLAYGQVIEALG
- the hypD gene encoding hydrogenase formation protein HypD gives rise to the protein MEAAGQEWLRRIRELPLPPRVRVMNVCGGHERTIAQAGLRSLLPPGVELIPGPGCPVCVCPEEDILAAMTLALDHGVMLTTFGDMLRVPVLTAPGQPRSLEQARAAGGEVIPLASPLEALALARQHPHRQVVFFAVGFETTMAPVAALLAQGTPDNLSLLLSGRLTRPAVALLLSGATPGFEALVAPGHVATIAGPEEWAFVAQRHGLPVAVAGFTPERLLRALWSVLRQVAEGRLFLDNCYPEVVRPGGNPGARRLLETVFTVRDAPWRGLGVLPASGYALAPAFACRDARLRFPRAFQPDNRRHRGEMPPGCACAQVVLGRVTPLGCRLYGSPCTPRHPVGPCMVSDEGACRIWWSSGRR
- the hypB gene encoding hydrogenase nickel incorporation protein HypB, giving the protein MCDTCGCGVSSQAVRRDGEVVKEVSKRQVAVLEGLLAANDHQAQHNREHFASHGVVAVNLMSSPGSGKTTLLEATLDALSGECRMGVVAGDLETDNDARRLRRHGVQAVQINTGNACHLDAELLHHALHEVPLQGLDLLFIENVGNLVCPAAYDLGQQVNVVLLSVVEGDDKPAKYPVMFRAADRVLLTKSDLLPYAAGFDPARAEASVRRLANPAPVITLSALSGEGMGAWLDWLRHLLKQRPGV